The DNA region GGCGGTCTGCGCGAGGCCGTTGGTGGTGCCGGCCGGCACGCCCTTCCAGCCGCGGTAGTAGAACTCGTAGCCCAGGGTCAGCTTGTTGGCGGGGAAGCCGCCGGTGATGCCGTAGGCGGGCTTGCCGTCGATCCAGGAGTCGATGGCGTTGTCGATCGAGTACTTCTCGGTGCCGGGCTTGATGACGTCGGTCGGGTCGTTGGCACCGGAGTTGAGCGGGGACTGGTGGTACGTCGGCCCGTCGCCGTCCCAGGCGCCGTGCATGTCGTACGTCATGATGTTCGCGTAGTCGAGGTACGCGCCGATCTTGTCCGTCTCGATGTTCTTGATCTTGTCCTGGCCGGCCGGCAGGGCGGCGGTCAGCAGGTACTTCTTGCCGCCGTGGGCGGCGCCGTACTCGTCGAGCTGCTTGCGGAACTCGGCGAGGAGCAGGGTGAAGTTCTGCTTGTCCTCGGTGGCGTAGTGGTTGCCGAGGTGCCCGTCGGGCGAGCCCGGGTACTCCCAGTCGATGTCGATGCCGTCGAAGATGCCGGCGGCGGTGCCGGGGCCGCCGTAGCCGCCCTCGACCGGCAGGTCGCCCTGGATGTACTGCTTGATGCAGGAGGCGACCAGCTTCTTGCGGCTCGCGTCGGTCTTGGCCGCGTCCGAGAAGTACTTGGAGTAGGTCCAGCCGCCGAGCGAGATGTTGATCTTCAGGTTGGGGTGCTTCGCCTTCAGTTCCTTGAACTGATTGAAGACGCCCACGATCGGCTGGTCCCACTTGTCGGCCACACCGTCGACGCTGTCCGCGGCCGAGAAGGACTTCTGGTAGTCGGCGTACGAGTCGCCCGCGCCGTCACCGGCGTTGGGGTTGGCGTCGTCGCCGGCGGCCTTGTTGGCCTCGAAGCAGGTGAGGTCGGTCGGGTGGATGTTCCCGAACGAGTAGTTGATGACGTCCAGTTTGGCCGCGATCCCCCGCTCGTCGAGGTGCTTGGGGTAGAAGGCGTTCCCGTAGACGCTCCACTGGTCGTAGTACGCGATCTTGACGCCGCCGGTGGACGCGGCCGTGGTGGCGGCGCCGGCGGCCGAGGCCGAGCCGAGGCCGACGGTCGCGGCGAGCGCGCCGGCGGCGAGGGTCGAGCAGAGGAGTGCGGCGATCAGTGGCTTGCGGGGACTGCCGAGACTGCGGGGGTTGCGGGGGTGCACGTGCGGCCTCCGGAAGGGGTGGCGGTACGGAAGTTGGAGCAGTGATATCCGCCGCGTGAACAGCTCGTCAATGGTCTGAACCAGATTGAGGACTAGACCAATTGGCGGAAGAAAGCCCTTGTCAGAGGCGTGCAGCACAAAGAACAACCGCCCGCCACCATGCGTGACGAGCGGTTTAAGGTTCACTTAGGTTTCCACGGCCCGCCGGTTCGAAGGTGAACCAACGGGCCGGGAAATTCCACTTGGTGGAGTCAGTCGAGCTCGGACACGAGCTCGGACACGAGCTCGGACGCGAGCTCGGGCGCGACCTCCGGCAGACCGTACGCGTCGGCGATCAGCTCGTAGCTGCGCAGCCGCGCGTCCCCGCTGTGCGCGTTGGCCGTGAGCATCAACTCGTCGGCGCCGGTGCGCTTCTGGAGCGCGTCCAGGCCGTCGCGGACCTCGTCCGGCGTGCCGTACACGATGTTCGCCAGCCAGCCGTCCACGAACTCCCGCTCCGCGGGCGCGAACGCGTACGCCTCGGCCTGCTCCGGCGTCGGTACGAGGCCGGGCCGGCCGGTGCGCAGCCGCAGCATCGACAGGGCGCCGGTCAGCACCTGGCGGTGCGCCTCCTTCGCCTCGTCGGCGGCGAGCGCGGCCACGCCGATCAGCGCGTACGGCGCGTCGAGGACGGCGGAGGGGCGGAAGGACTCCCGGTAGAGGTCGAGCGCGGGGATGGTGTTGCGCGCGGAGAAGTGGTGGGCGAAGGCGAACGGCAGTCCGAGGAGGCCCGCGAGGCGGGCGCTGAAGCCGGAGGAGCCGAGCAGCCAGATCGGCGGC from Streptomyces fradiae includes:
- a CDS encoding glycosyl hydrolase family 18 protein; protein product: MIAALLCSTLAAGALAATVGLGSASAAGAATTAASTGGVKIAYYDQWSVYGNAFYPKHLDERGIAAKLDVINYSFGNIHPTDLTCFEANKAAGDDANPNAGDGAGDSYADYQKSFSAADSVDGVADKWDQPIVGVFNQFKELKAKHPNLKINISLGGWTYSKYFSDAAKTDASRKKLVASCIKQYIQGDLPVEGGYGGPGTAAGIFDGIDIDWEYPGSPDGHLGNHYATEDKQNFTLLLAEFRKQLDEYGAAHGGKKYLLTAALPAGQDKIKNIETDKIGAYLDYANIMTYDMHGAWDGDGPTYHQSPLNSGANDPTDVIKPGTEKYSIDNAIDSWIDGKPAYGITGGFPANKLTLGYEFYYRGWKGVPAGTTNGLAQTATGGSNARPLSQAAGIAYYKELGGIVDNPATTFWDDQAKSAYFYKDGEFFTGLDQRTIQARADYAHQRGLAGAMMYSLLGLDANATLFNQIVTAVGSTPTDPTTPPTTPPTTAPTTPPTTEPTPDPTQTTTPPTGCTNPAYVAGQVYTGGQTVSHKGHNWKAKWWTQNEEPGTTGEWGVWQDLGAC
- a CDS encoding LLM class flavin-dependent oxidoreductase, whose product is MSDAIRDAIRGEARGTAPVPLSVLDLVTVGEGRTASQALATSVEISRLAERRGYHRHWVAEHHSMPGVASSSPAVILAHLAAHTRRIRLGSGGVMLPNHAPLVIAEQFGTLEALAPGRVDLGLGRAPGTDGATAAALRRTQTLGEGADDFPEQLSELTRFLDDTFPDGHPYARIHAVPGPVQGPKGRPPIWLLGSSGFSARLAGLLGLPFAFAHHFSARNTIPALDLYRESFRPSAVLDAPYALIGVAALAADEAKEAHRQVLTGALSMLRLRTGRPGLVPTPEQAEAYAFAPAEREFVDGWLANIVYGTPDEVRDGLDALQKRTGADELMLTANAHSGDARLRSYELIADAYGLPEVAPELASELVSELVSELD